CGGTGGGTCCTTCTTCTTTCAGATCAAACGCCTATCTTTATCAAAGCACTCATTCTTCATAAAAGAAATCCTCATATCGTTCATACCGTTTCCTAGACTCATCCTCCATTGAACCCAATACAAAATGAGCCCCTGCCAATTCGACGAAACACAAGATAATAATTATAATCAAACCGCTCAACATGCATAACACATCCTTTATATGGTTTAATTGATTTGACTATAATGTGTGAAACGCGTTTCATAGCAAGTGTTTTTTATAAAAAGCTTTGTAAGACTTAACGAAATTCACTCCCTTTCCGCGGGCGATCCGCGATCCTCCTCGCGAGTTCCTCGCTGTGGGGTCTCGCCTGGCTTGCTGGTCCCGCAGGAGTGTCGTAAATTTCGTTTAAAGTAAGCATCTAATCCGGCGTACCTAAGTCTTATAAGAAAGAGGTGAAAATCCGTGGCGAATATCCGTGATGTGGCAAAGGCTGCTGGTGTTTCAATAACGACCGTCTCGAGGGTTTTGAATAACCATCCTTATGTAAGTGAGGAAAAGCGGAATCTTGTAATGAAAGCGATTGAAGAGTTGAATTATCATATCAATATCAACGCGGTACACCTTACAAAAGGCATCACAAAACTCGTCGGGGTGGTCCTTCCTTTCATCAACCATCCTTACTTCAGCTCGATTTTAGATGGGATTGCAAATGAAGCTTTGAAGAAAGATTATAAGCTGATCCTCTTTCAGACGGATTATGATCTGGACCGAGAAGTTGAAGCACTAAAAATGCTGCGGATGAAACAGATTGATGGTCTGATCATTTGCTCCAGAGAGTGCGACTGGAGCATCATTGAAACATATGAGACTTACGGACCTATCGTTGTATGTGAGGACGGACATGATCATAACTTGAAATCCGTTTATATCAATCACTATCAAGCCTTTAAAAAGGGAATGGACCAACTTGTTCGAAATGGGCATCGAAAAATCGGTTATTGTATCGGCAGGCGGACTGGAACGAATAGCAAACAGAGGGAAGCCGCTTACTTCGACACGTTAAAAAAGATTGGTGAACCTGTTCGAGACGAATGGATATTTGACCACTCCTATACGATTGAAGATGGAGAAAAAGTCGTCCATAACCTTTTGAGCCTTGCCGAAAAGCCGACTGCATTGATTGTGACAAGCGATCAGGTGGCTGCTGGTATTCTAATGCAATGTGCCAAAGAGGACATACAGACACCTGAGCAATTATCGATTATCGGTTTCGACAACCATCCAATTTCTGAATATCTGCAACTCACGACAATCGATCTTCCTCTAGAAAAAATGGGGAAAACACTGCTCGATTCTGTCTTGAATGCAGAGGAGGCCCAGCATAAAGAAATGCCCTTTGAATTGATAAAAAGGAACACTGTTGCTGATTTGAATAGTCGGTAACGGACACCAGAGACCTTATTTGCCTTCAAACTTACTGTTTTACAAAAATAGCGGACATCAGAGACCTTATTTGCCAAATTCCCTCGAAATTTGCCACTGTGGGAACAAATAACGTCCGTGGTGTCCGTTCATTTTTCAAATCAT
The DNA window shown above is from Alkalihalobacillus sp. TS-13 and carries:
- a CDS encoding LacI family DNA-binding transcriptional regulator, with translation MANIRDVAKAAGVSITTVSRVLNNHPYVSEEKRNLVMKAIEELNYHININAVHLTKGITKLVGVVLPFINHPYFSSILDGIANEALKKDYKLILFQTDYDLDREVEALKMLRMKQIDGLIICSRECDWSIIETYETYGPIVVCEDGHDHNLKSVYINHYQAFKKGMDQLVRNGHRKIGYCIGRRTGTNSKQREAAYFDTLKKIGEPVRDEWIFDHSYTIEDGEKVVHNLLSLAEKPTALIVTSDQVAAGILMQCAKEDIQTPEQLSIIGFDNHPISEYLQLTTIDLPLEKMGKTLLDSVLNAEEAQHKEMPFELIKRNTVADLNSR